In Chromobacterium rhizoryzae, one genomic interval encodes:
- a CDS encoding type VI secretion protein IcmF/TssM N-terminal domain-containing protein, whose product MTIQTLAGIVLLTLLILLALAALIWWLRREADPARRSFRGSVRRFEREIGAEDRYQTPWVLAVGDRVRNVEALCASLQLKSEGEANWFGRWWYGGDGAVLVIPDDMFSHPEGALAPLSAWRRLLGVLLRSRAARPLDALIWTVSAGQLWSEHLAVSAGLAAAKKFSDLQRRLGLSLPIYLVVTETEQAPGFLELAQALPREARDAMLGWSSPYAASAAYQSDWIEQALTRLRLTLSETIAEFGALQGGVSTDLYLLPRSFEAVRANLQALCDPVFRGNALGEAPQLRGIYFTGAQAAPQDDLEETVAPPALPLFAGRLLRQRVLAEQGLAQPVPRILRLRQRWHRWTLAGMGLFAALWLAGISWYWHAATDDADALGRQLRILQLDRGGPRPELGNDAAARQSVAAFWRALKDAPSRRFGTLLLPTSLMSPVDGRIDDTIEYALRRSVMLPLQQRLLRDAEQVRRLGEAGADSVSDDTAAPEKWPAYLLARQLAGDAVKLEQRVNQFNHAVRDGNTTLDEAAELANGLFGLSLRAPQNAQRDNLRRILLSSDQLVAAPIDLSKIRPQVGEHFSGLMQAWLGQLYTNQTFDLTAQQLQKQLLMLESGQGNSLPELDSVAGHIGLLQSLVNATNSAWSRAAGQDLVPGYSAMLDGARRSSLIGRDAVARVVDHSAVARQEFRKRWLGGVGASSALLAQGPSGGLELQDQVLKLNVTLASLLKQDFVASARAQGESGPTAGGLANMDADAMTAALRHYDGYQKYLAGSAGQMPPAYRKGLERALQDSAARAMWAALSSRRAEPSVGLNGGSIDEGNAFDAQAKAATPVLAALDELAQPAFRDSVLREMDRRALQSLRHAERSLQGLGLYQPLQGSFRWWDGSRNAGARAFRAGGARELQQYLGAQLELVGNLTQAQAPALSWLASHKSSLPVSDQQLQQRWQSAAVELRHYKEKAANSAPAVLETMIVKDFNEMDVGNCRAVLDQVELPAAGNVFSDRAQTLVSLASDRCGALRTQAGAAAYQKLSAFFNQYLANRFPFAAKLAAPDAAPERVAEFMRLMDDSGGLAAAGLQDLKSGQAQAARRFLDAAKAARAWLGPMFAREGGGPWQGVDVEVRWRTDREHEQAADQVIEWTLASGGQRLRYPGGDGQRLHWNIGQPVTATLRWAKESQQAPVEDSTQSGLTVFDRLASWNYGGQWGLLRLLRENNSPLRTNSVEGVNDVGLMLALPVRNPALLGNGDAQMFLRLTLQAPGGKSGLAVASLPYAAPPSPFRAAANPRLAAIEGS is encoded by the coding sequence ATGACGATACAGACCCTAGCCGGCATTGTGCTGCTGACCCTGTTGATCCTGCTGGCGCTGGCGGCGCTGATCTGGTGGCTGCGGCGCGAGGCCGATCCGGCGCGGCGCAGCTTCCGCGGCTCGGTGCGCCGCTTCGAGCGCGAGATCGGCGCGGAAGACCGCTACCAGACCCCCTGGGTGCTGGCGGTGGGCGACCGGGTGCGCAATGTGGAGGCCTTGTGCGCCTCGCTGCAGCTGAAGAGCGAGGGCGAGGCCAATTGGTTCGGCCGCTGGTGGTACGGCGGGGACGGCGCGGTGCTGGTGATACCGGACGATATGTTCAGCCATCCGGAAGGCGCGCTGGCGCCGCTGTCGGCCTGGCGGCGGCTCTTGGGCGTGCTCTTGCGCAGCCGCGCCGCGCGGCCGCTGGACGCGCTGATCTGGACCGTGTCCGCCGGCCAGCTGTGGAGCGAGCACCTGGCGGTCAGCGCCGGCCTGGCCGCGGCCAAGAAGTTTTCCGATCTGCAAAGACGGCTGGGCCTGAGCCTGCCCATCTATCTGGTGGTGACCGAGACCGAGCAGGCGCCGGGCTTCCTGGAGCTGGCGCAGGCGCTGCCCCGCGAAGCGCGCGACGCGATGCTGGGCTGGTCCTCGCCCTACGCCGCCAGCGCCGCCTATCAATCCGACTGGATAGAACAGGCTTTGACGCGGCTGCGGCTGACCCTGAGCGAAACCATAGCCGAATTCGGCGCCCTGCAAGGCGGCGTGTCCACGGACCTGTACCTGCTGCCGCGCAGCTTCGAAGCGGTGCGCGCCAATCTGCAGGCGTTGTGCGATCCGGTGTTCCGCGGCAACGCGCTGGGCGAGGCGCCGCAGTTGCGCGGCATCTACTTCACCGGCGCCCAGGCCGCGCCGCAGGACGATCTGGAAGAAACCGTCGCGCCGCCGGCGCTGCCCCTGTTCGCCGGCCGGCTGCTGCGCCAGCGGGTGCTGGCGGAGCAGGGCCTGGCCCAGCCGGTGCCGCGCATCCTGCGGCTGCGCCAGCGCTGGCACCGCTGGACCCTGGCCGGCATGGGCTTGTTCGCCGCCCTGTGGCTGGCCGGCATCAGCTGGTACTGGCACGCGGCCACCGACGACGCCGACGCGCTGGGCCGCCAGCTGCGCATTCTGCAACTGGACCGCGGCGGGCCGCGGCCGGAACTGGGCAACGACGCGGCGGCGCGGCAAAGCGTCGCCGCCTTCTGGCGCGCGCTCAAGGACGCGCCCTCGCGCCGTTTCGGCACCTTGCTGCTGCCCACCTCGCTGATGTCCCCGGTGGACGGCCGCATCGACGACACCATCGAATACGCGCTGCGCCGCTCGGTGATGCTGCCCTTGCAACAGCGGCTGCTGCGCGACGCCGAACAAGTTCGGCGCTTGGGCGAGGCCGGCGCGGACAGCGTCAGCGACGACACCGCCGCGCCGGAGAAATGGCCGGCCTATCTGCTGGCGCGGCAACTGGCCGGCGACGCGGTCAAGCTGGAACAGCGCGTCAACCAGTTCAACCACGCGGTGCGCGACGGCAACACCACGCTGGACGAGGCGGCGGAGCTGGCCAACGGCCTGTTCGGCCTCAGCCTGCGCGCGCCGCAGAACGCCCAGCGCGACAATCTGCGCCGCATCCTGCTGTCCAGCGATCAACTGGTGGCCGCGCCGATCGACCTCTCCAAGATCCGGCCGCAGGTGGGCGAACACTTCAGCGGCCTGATGCAAGCCTGGCTCGGCCAGCTCTACACCAATCAGACCTTTGACCTCACCGCCCAGCAATTGCAGAAACAGCTGCTGATGCTGGAGTCCGGCCAAGGCAACTCCTTGCCGGAACTGGACAGCGTGGCCGGCCATATCGGCCTGCTGCAAAGCCTGGTCAACGCCACCAACAGCGCCTGGAGCCGCGCCGCCGGCCAGGACTTGGTGCCCGGCTACAGCGCGATGCTGGACGGCGCGCGCCGCTCCAGCCTGATAGGGCGCGACGCGGTGGCGCGGGTGGTGGACCATTCCGCGGTGGCGCGCCAGGAATTCCGCAAGCGCTGGCTGGGCGGCGTGGGCGCCAGCTCGGCGCTGCTGGCGCAAGGGCCGTCCGGCGGCCTGGAGCTGCAGGACCAGGTGCTCAAGCTGAACGTGACCCTGGCCTCGCTGCTGAAGCAGGACTTCGTCGCCAGCGCGCGGGCGCAGGGCGAAAGCGGTCCGACGGCGGGCGGGCTGGCGAATATGGACGCCGACGCGATGACGGCGGCGCTGCGTCATTACGACGGCTATCAGAAATACCTGGCCGGCAGCGCCGGCCAGATGCCGCCGGCCTACCGCAAGGGCCTGGAGCGCGCCTTGCAGGACAGCGCGGCGCGGGCGATGTGGGCCGCCCTGAGCAGCCGCCGCGCCGAGCCGTCGGTTGGCCTGAACGGCGGTTCCATCGACGAGGGCAACGCCTTCGACGCCCAGGCCAAGGCCGCCACCCCGGTGCTGGCGGCGCTGGACGAACTGGCCCAGCCCGCTTTCCGCGACAGCGTGCTGCGCGAGATGGACCGGCGCGCGCTGCAATCCTTGCGCCACGCGGAGCGCAGCCTGCAAGGGCTGGGCTTGTACCAGCCGCTGCAGGGCAGCTTCCGCTGGTGGGACGGCTCGCGCAACGCCGGCGCCCGCGCCTTCCGCGCCGGCGGCGCGCGCGAGCTGCAGCAATACCTGGGCGCGCAGCTGGAGCTGGTGGGCAATCTGACCCAGGCCCAGGCGCCGGCGCTGAGCTGGCTGGCCTCGCACAAATCCTCGTTGCCGGTCAGCGACCAGCAATTGCAGCAACGCTGGCAAAGCGCCGCCGTCGAACTGCGCCACTACAAGGAAAAGGCCGCCAACAGCGCGCCGGCGGTGCTGGAAACCATGATCGTCAAGGATTTCAACGAGATGGACGTGGGCAATTGCCGCGCGGTGCTGGACCAGGTGGAGCTGCCGGCCGCCGGCAACGTCTTCTCCGACCGCGCCCAGACCCTGGTCAGCCTGGCCAGCGACCGCTGCGGCGCGCTGCGCACCCAGGCCGGCGCCGCCGCCTACCAGAAGCTGAGCGCCTTCTTCAATCAATACCTGGCCAACCGCTTCCCCTTCGCCGCCAAGCTGGCGGCGCCGGACGCCGCGCCGGAACGAGTGGCGGAATTCATGCGCCTGATGGACGACAGCGGCGGGCTGGCGGCCGCCGGCCTGCAGGACCTCAAGTCCGGCCAGGCTCAGGCGGCGCGGCGCTTCCTGGACGCGGCCAAGGCGGCGCGCGCCTGGCTGGGCCCGATGTTCGCCCGCGAGGGCGGCGGGCCGTGGCAGGGCGTGGACGTGGAAGTGCGCTGGCGCACCGACCGCGAACACGAACAGGCGGCGGACCAGGTGATCGAATGGACGCTGGCCAGCGGCGGCCAGCGCCTGCGCTACCCCGGCGGCGACGGCCAGCGCCTGCACTGGAACATCGGCCAGCCGGTGACGGCGACCCTGCGCTGGGCCAAGGAATCGCAACAGGCGCCGGTGGAGGATTCGACGCAAAGCGGGCTGACCGTGTTCGACCGGCTGGCCAGCTGGAACTACGGCGGACAATGGGGCTTGCTGCGCTTATTGCGCGAGAACAATTCGCCGCTGCGCACCAATAGCGTGGAAGGCGTCAACGACGTGGGCCTGATGCTGGCGCTGCCGGTGCGCAACCCGGCCTTGCTGGGCAACGGCGACGCGCAGATGTTTTTGCGGCTGACCTTGCAGGCGCCGGGCGGCAAGAGCGGCCTGGCCGTGGCCAGCCTGCCGTACGCCGCGCCGCCGTCGCCGTTCCGCGCGGCCGCCAATCCGCGGCTGGCCGCGATAGAGGGCAGCTGA
- a CDS encoding DotU family type IV/VI secretion system protein, producing the protein MLDSALSQPLGALAQAPLSATFEDAYAEWLQVFRELAGGGHKAETAAELAAEQGGLLARRLSRAAGARVGAAGQSQIEALQYLFVALIDERLLFEDWPGQSLWQATPLEQRLFGSRAAGDKVPALIERVLRERDPAGRDLANVCLQTLTLGFYGRLRGPGGLAQHEEWRRELFAFAYQRDADIRSLAPALERSSNVPPLRLTVRRMLPDGFRLAVGVAAILVGMSVVGHAFWHDIVSRVEPMLYRGADGDGQSK; encoded by the coding sequence ATGCTGGATAGCGCGCTGTCCCAGCCGCTGGGGGCGCTGGCGCAAGCGCCGCTGAGCGCCACTTTCGAAGACGCTTACGCCGAATGGCTGCAAGTGTTCCGGGAACTGGCCGGCGGCGGCCACAAGGCCGAAACCGCCGCCGAACTGGCGGCCGAGCAGGGCGGGCTGCTGGCGCGGCGCTTGAGCCGCGCCGCCGGCGCGCGCGTGGGCGCGGCCGGGCAGAGCCAGATCGAGGCCTTGCAGTATCTGTTCGTCGCGCTGATAGACGAGCGGCTGTTGTTCGAGGACTGGCCGGGGCAGAGCCTGTGGCAGGCCACGCCGCTGGAGCAGCGGCTGTTCGGCAGCCGCGCCGCCGGCGACAAGGTGCCGGCGCTGATCGAGCGGGTCTTGCGCGAGCGCGATCCGGCCGGGCGCGATCTGGCCAATGTCTGCCTGCAAACGCTGACCCTGGGTTTCTACGGCCGGCTGCGCGGGCCGGGCGGGCTGGCCCAGCACGAGGAATGGCGGCGCGAGCTGTTCGCCTTCGCCTACCAGCGGGACGCCGACATCCGCAGCCTGGCGCCGGCGCTGGAGCGCAGCAGCAATGTGCCGCCGCTGCGGCTGACGGTGCGGCGCATGCTGCCGGACGGCTTCCGGCTGGCCGTGGGCGTGGCCGCCATCCTGGTGGGCATGTCGGTGGTGGGGCACGCGTTCTGGCACGACATCGTGTCGCGGGTGGAGCCCATGCTGTACCGCGGGGCGGACGGGGACGGGCAGAGCAAATGA
- the tssK gene encoding type VI secretion system baseplate subunit TssK: MPQAVCWYEGMQLLPQHFQWQALRADGVSAALAAAAQPLYWGVLELELDEAALAGGVARVSALEAVLPDGLPLRFDAGDGAALSCDVTAAAAEAPGRTVTVYLALPPLWRAGRLDPAAGRFRSENSEAVPDLSSGENPASLTLWRPDIRLVTEAERADMICLPLLRIAQQGGGFARRAYAPPSPRLLPDSLLGRKVAALCAKAREKCVFLSGRLRQAKEAGKDDDIDEIRRQLAALWARLPETEAALGSRAAHPAALFGLLAGMAGSLTALDPGAGAPVFPAFNYQELLASYEPLLNWLSAALDRVRAGYRSLPFNRDEEGFWIVLPEAARDSGRLIVGLRMPGGAPDSAAQQWLGQAIIASESHVATLARQRMRGLSFQPLDRAEQVAYSVGDDTRLFAVLANGDWLQADQPLRMTLPAGGAALEPWEALLFVADPREDADGERHAG, encoded by the coding sequence GTGCCACAGGCGGTGTGTTGGTACGAGGGGATGCAGTTGCTGCCCCAGCATTTTCAATGGCAGGCGCTGAGGGCGGACGGGGTGTCCGCGGCGCTGGCGGCGGCGGCCCAGCCGCTGTATTGGGGCGTGCTGGAGCTGGAGCTGGACGAGGCGGCGCTGGCCGGCGGCGTGGCGCGGGTGTCCGCGCTGGAGGCGGTGTTGCCGGACGGCTTGCCGCTGCGCTTCGACGCCGGCGACGGCGCGGCGCTCAGCTGCGACGTGACGGCCGCCGCGGCGGAGGCGCCGGGCCGCACGGTGACGGTTTACCTGGCTTTGCCGCCCCTGTGGCGCGCCGGCCGGCTGGACCCGGCCGCCGGGCGTTTCCGCTCGGAAAACAGCGAGGCGGTGCCGGATTTGAGCAGCGGGGAGAACCCGGCCAGCCTGACGCTGTGGCGGCCGGACATCCGCCTGGTCACCGAGGCCGAACGCGCCGACATGATCTGCCTGCCGCTGTTGCGCATCGCCCAGCAAGGCGGCGGCTTTGCCCGCCGCGCCTACGCGCCGCCGTCGCCGCGGCTGCTGCCGGACAGCCTGCTGGGGCGCAAGGTGGCGGCGCTGTGCGCCAAGGCGCGCGAAAAATGCGTCTTCCTCAGCGGACGTCTGCGCCAGGCCAAGGAGGCCGGCAAGGACGACGACATCGACGAAATCCGCCGCCAGCTGGCGGCGCTGTGGGCGCGGCTGCCGGAGACGGAAGCCGCGCTGGGCAGCCGCGCCGCCCATCCGGCCGCCCTGTTCGGCCTGCTGGCCGGCATGGCCGGCTCGCTGACCGCGCTGGACCCGGGCGCCGGCGCGCCGGTGTTCCCGGCCTTCAACTACCAGGAACTGCTGGCCAGCTACGAGCCGCTGCTGAACTGGCTGTCCGCCGCGCTGGACCGGGTGCGCGCCGGTTACCGCAGCCTGCCGTTCAACCGCGACGAAGAAGGTTTCTGGATCGTATTGCCGGAGGCCGCGCGCGACAGCGGGCGCTTGATCGTGGGCCTGCGCATGCCCGGCGGCGCGCCGGATTCCGCCGCTCAGCAATGGCTGGGCCAGGCCATCATCGCCTCCGAATCCCATGTGGCCACGCTGGCGCGCCAGCGCATGCGCGGCTTGTCCTTCCAGCCGCTGGACCGCGCCGAACAAGTGGCTTACAGCGTGGGCGACGACACCCGGCTGTTCGCCGTGCTGGCCAACGGCGACTGGCTGCAAGCGGATCAGCCGCTGAGGATGACGCTGCCGGCCGGCGGCGCGGCGCTGGAGCCGTGGGAGGCGCTGCTCTTCGTCGCGGACCCGCGCGAGGACGCCGATGGAGAACGCCATGCTGGATAG
- the tssB gene encoding type VI secretion system contractile sheath small subunit, whose translation MAESTQHKLDRIRPPRVQITYDVEIGNALEKRELPLVVGIMADLAGKQEQPLPKLSERRFVEIDRDNFNAVLASLTPRVTAQVDNALSDDGSKLNVELKFNHFDDFDPVNIVKQVTPLRRLYEARQKLRDLLTKLDGNDELDKLLQDVVANTEELQKIKSARPEAPAAAEAAPAPDAPPAA comes from the coding sequence ATGGCAGAGAGCACACAGCACAAGCTGGACCGGATTCGTCCGCCCCGCGTGCAAATCACGTATGACGTGGAAATCGGCAACGCCCTGGAAAAACGGGAGCTGCCGCTGGTGGTAGGCATCATGGCGGACCTGGCCGGCAAGCAGGAGCAGCCGCTGCCCAAGCTCAGCGAGCGCCGCTTCGTGGAGATAGACCGCGACAACTTCAACGCCGTGCTGGCCTCGCTGACGCCGCGCGTCACCGCCCAGGTGGACAACGCGCTGTCCGACGACGGCAGCAAGCTCAATGTGGAGCTGAAGTTCAACCACTTCGACGACTTCGACCCGGTCAACATCGTCAAGCAAGTCACCCCGCTGCGCCGGCTGTACGAGGCGCGCCAGAAGCTGCGCGACCTGCTGACCAAGCTGGACGGCAACGACGAATTGGACAAGCTCTTGCAGGACGTGGTGGCCAACACCGAGGAACTGCAAAAGATCAAGAGCGCCCGCCCGGAGGCCCCGGCCGCCGCGGAAGCCGCCCCGGCGCCGGACGCGCCGCCGGCCGCCTGA
- the tssC gene encoding type VI secretion system contractile sheath large subunit, producing the protein MAKTQAEAPSGDAASLSLLDRIIQEGRMAHDDIQQEYAKDLLSEFATQVLDEGMAIDKDTVAMINHRIAIIDQLLSKQLNNILHHPEVQKMEASWRGLHFLVMNTETSSRLKLRLLNATKDELQNDLEKAVEFDQSALFKKIYEEEYGTFGGHPISLLIGDYEFGRHPQDVALLEKLSNVAAAAHAPLISAASPRLFDMSSFTELAVPRDLSKAFESAELIKWRSFRASEDSRYVSLVLPHILLRLPYGPDTKPTEGMNYVEDVNGTDHGKYLWGNAAYALGQRITDAFAKYGWCAAIRGVEGGGAVEGLPAHTFGTVSGDIALKCPTEIAITDRREKELDGLGFIALCHKKNTDLAVFFGGQSANQPKVYNTNAANANARISAMLPYVLAASRFAHYIKVIMRDKIGSFLTRDNVETYLNNWIADYVLVNDNAPQEVKAQYPLREARVDVTEVPGKPGAYRATVFLRPHFQLEELTASIRLVAELPPPAAA; encoded by the coding sequence ATGGCTAAGACCCAAGCCGAAGCGCCCAGCGGCGACGCCGCCTCGCTGTCGCTGCTGGACCGCATCATCCAGGAAGGCCGCATGGCCCACGACGACATCCAGCAGGAGTACGCCAAGGACCTGCTGTCCGAATTCGCCACCCAGGTGTTGGACGAAGGCATGGCCATCGACAAAGACACCGTGGCCATGATCAACCACCGCATCGCCATCATCGACCAATTGCTGAGCAAGCAGCTCAACAACATCCTGCACCACCCGGAGGTGCAGAAGATGGAAGCCTCCTGGCGCGGCCTGCACTTCCTGGTGATGAACACCGAAACCAGCAGCCGCCTGAAGCTGCGCCTGCTCAACGCCACCAAGGACGAGCTGCAGAACGATCTGGAAAAGGCGGTGGAATTCGACCAGAGCGCGCTGTTCAAGAAGATTTACGAGGAAGAGTACGGCACCTTCGGCGGCCACCCCATCAGCCTGCTGATCGGCGATTACGAATTCGGCCGCCATCCGCAGGACGTGGCGCTGCTGGAGAAGCTGTCCAATGTGGCCGCCGCCGCGCACGCGCCGCTGATCTCCGCCGCCAGCCCGCGCCTGTTCGACATGAGCAGCTTCACCGAACTGGCGGTGCCGCGCGACCTGTCCAAGGCTTTTGAAAGCGCCGAGCTGATCAAATGGCGCTCCTTCCGCGCCAGCGAGGACTCCCGCTACGTCAGCCTGGTGCTGCCGCACATCCTGCTGCGCCTGCCCTACGGCCCGGACACCAAGCCCACCGAGGGCATGAACTACGTGGAAGACGTCAACGGCACCGACCACGGCAAATACCTGTGGGGCAACGCCGCCTACGCGCTGGGCCAACGCATCACCGACGCCTTCGCCAAATACGGCTGGTGCGCGGCCATCCGCGGCGTGGAAGGCGGCGGCGCGGTGGAAGGCCTGCCGGCCCACACCTTCGGCACCGTGTCCGGCGACATCGCGCTCAAATGCCCGACCGAGATCGCCATCACCGACCGCCGCGAGAAAGAACTGGACGGCCTGGGCTTCATCGCGCTGTGCCACAAGAAAAACACCGATCTGGCGGTGTTCTTCGGCGGCCAGAGCGCCAACCAGCCCAAGGTCTACAACACCAACGCCGCCAACGCCAACGCCCGCATCTCCGCGATGCTGCCCTATGTGCTGGCCGCCTCGCGCTTCGCCCACTACATCAAGGTGATCATGCGCGACAAGATCGGCAGCTTCCTGACCCGCGACAATGTGGAAACCTATCTGAACAACTGGATAGCGGACTACGTGCTGGTCAACGACAACGCGCCGCAGGAAGTGAAAGCCCAGTACCCGCTGCGCGAAGCGCGGGTGGACGTGACCGAAGTGCCGGGCAAGCCCGGCGCCTACCGCGCCACCGTCTTCCTGCGCCCGCACTTCCAGCTGGAAGAGCTGACCGCGTCCATCCGCCTGGTGGCGGAGCTGCCGCCGCCGGCCGCCGCCTGA
- a CDS encoding Hcp family type VI secretion system effector produces the protein MDAIILDLGSDIKGECKLEGYTDKIEVLSYSHNVAMQVTNDVSNTERTSGKPHIGEFSLTKFTDKSTPELNAYCCQGKNIPEVKITIGRNAADSSGKVLPYIVYTLTNAILSNVSVSGGTGGKPVENLSLNFTKIKWELTTQKDTGAKDGNAAAVWDLAANKYSK, from the coding sequence ATGGACGCCATCATTCTGGACCTGGGCAGCGACATCAAGGGCGAGTGCAAGCTGGAAGGCTACACCGACAAGATCGAAGTGCTGTCCTACAGCCACAACGTGGCCATGCAGGTGACCAACGACGTCAGCAACACCGAACGCACCTCCGGCAAGCCGCATATCGGCGAATTCAGCCTGACCAAGTTCACCGACAAATCCACGCCGGAACTCAACGCCTACTGCTGCCAGGGCAAGAACATCCCCGAGGTCAAGATCACCATCGGCCGCAACGCGGCCGACAGCAGCGGCAAGGTGCTGCCCTACATCGTCTACACCCTGACCAACGCCATCCTGTCCAATGTCAGCGTCAGCGGCGGCACCGGCGGCAAGCCGGTGGAAAACCTCTCGCTCAACTTCACCAAGATCAAGTGGGAGCTGACCACCCAGAAAGACACCGGCGCCAAGGACGGCAACGCCGCCGCGGTGTGGGACCTGGCCGCCAACAAGTACTCCAAATAA
- the tssE gene encoding type VI secretion system baseplate subunit TssE translates to MRQAAQFRPGLFELLADAEPRQRLEAEPLLRVDRRRLQESVRAELARLLSSRRAAQPYLAELSVIDYGVADWSALHPERAEDRQRLAREIRQAIRSFEPRLAAPRVSVDTVPGRGLLLSVRIDGELQAEGSRWPAAFVAELDPSGARLTACEDAG, encoded by the coding sequence ATGCGCCAAGCCGCCCAGTTTCGCCCGGGTCTGTTCGAACTGCTGGCCGACGCCGAACCGCGGCAGCGGCTGGAGGCCGAGCCGCTGCTGCGGGTGGACCGCCGCCGGCTGCAAGAATCGGTGCGGGCGGAACTGGCGCGGCTGCTGTCCAGCCGCCGCGCGGCACAGCCCTACCTGGCCGAACTCAGCGTCATCGACTACGGCGTGGCGGACTGGAGCGCGCTGCACCCGGAGCGCGCCGAAGACCGCCAGCGGCTGGCGCGTGAGATCCGCCAGGCGATACGCAGCTTCGAACCCCGGCTGGCCGCGCCGCGCGTCAGCGTGGACACCGTGCCGGGCCGCGGCCTGCTTCTCAGCGTGCGCATAGACGGCGAACTCCAGGCCGAGGGCAGCCGCTGGCCGGCCGCCTTCGTCGCCGAGCTGGACCCGTCCGGCGCGCGGCTCACCGCCTGCGAGGACGCAGGCTGA
- the tssF gene encoding type VI secretion system baseplate subunit TssF, whose translation MESLDPRLLDYYQRELAYLRHAGGEFAQRYPKVAHRLQLSDGECPDPQVERLLEGFALLCARLQRRLDDDYSELTDALLEQLYPHALRPMPSCAIARFEPDPDKGKLDAGYRIERGTPLFVATTAGDSLRFRTSAAVTLWPLRLADASLLTEDEAQAASGLAQARAALVLRLEKLGPEPLGALPLNSLRIHLAGSPLNAAALYDLLSAHSLQISCRLPERPSLAPSIRPGALPRACGFGADEALLPAEDGVHPAHALLAEYFACPEKFAFFDLPLSLPRQAERQLEIVIAFERAPAGRLGIQHGDIALGCAPVINLFPHTSEPLRPDGSRSEYLLVADAHRDHSVEIHSIRQLRAAGPDGARRIAPYFACSHGEGGDGRYWHARRVRGLNRLRPGSDMLLTLVDADFDPLAASELSLTAELLCTNRHLAEQLPAGAPLMFELPGPVGQARLLRPPRPQTEAALDGASRWKLVSQLSLNHLSLSEGPQALAALREMLALHNLGEQPAARRQIEGIVALGSERIVDHVGADAWRGWRNGLLLTLELDPACFAGGSRVLFAAVLAHFFALYAHANRFVRTRLVHQQQEIQTWQPPPGPSLVL comes from the coding sequence ATGGAATCGCTGGACCCGCGCCTGCTGGACTACTACCAACGCGAACTCGCCTACCTGCGCCACGCCGGCGGCGAATTCGCCCAACGCTACCCCAAGGTGGCCCACCGCCTGCAACTGAGCGACGGCGAATGCCCGGACCCGCAAGTGGAACGGCTGCTGGAAGGCTTCGCCCTGCTGTGCGCTCGCCTGCAACGCCGGCTGGACGACGACTATTCCGAACTCACCGACGCGCTGCTGGAACAGCTCTACCCGCACGCGCTGCGGCCCATGCCCTCCTGCGCCATCGCCCGCTTCGAGCCGGACCCGGACAAGGGCAAGCTGGACGCCGGCTACCGCATCGAACGCGGCACCCCGCTGTTCGTGGCCACCACCGCCGGCGACAGCCTGCGTTTCCGCACCAGCGCCGCCGTCACCCTGTGGCCGCTGCGGCTCGCCGACGCCAGCCTGCTGACCGAGGACGAAGCCCAGGCCGCCAGCGGCCTGGCCCAGGCGCGCGCCGCCCTGGTGCTGCGGCTGGAGAAACTGGGGCCGGAGCCGCTGGGCGCGCTGCCGCTGAACAGCCTGCGCATCCACCTGGCCGGCTCCCCGCTCAACGCCGCCGCGCTTTACGACCTACTGTCCGCCCACAGCCTGCAAATCAGCTGCCGGCTGCCGGAGCGGCCCAGCCTCGCGCCCTCCATCCGCCCCGGCGCGCTGCCGCGCGCCTGCGGCTTTGGCGCCGACGAAGCGCTGCTGCCGGCCGAGGACGGCGTGCACCCGGCGCACGCGCTGCTGGCGGAATACTTCGCCTGCCCGGAAAAATTCGCCTTCTTCGACCTGCCGCTGAGCCTGCCGCGCCAGGCGGAGCGGCAGCTGGAAATCGTCATCGCCTTCGAGCGCGCGCCGGCCGGCCGCCTGGGCATCCAGCACGGCGACATCGCGCTGGGCTGCGCGCCGGTGATCAATCTGTTTCCGCACACCTCGGAGCCGCTGCGCCCGGACGGCAGCCGCAGCGAATACCTGCTGGTGGCCGACGCCCACCGCGACCACAGCGTGGAAATCCACTCCATCCGCCAGCTGCGCGCCGCCGGCCCGGACGGCGCGCGCCGCATCGCCCCCTACTTCGCCTGCAGCCACGGCGAGGGCGGCGACGGCCGCTACTGGCACGCGCGCCGCGTGCGCGGCCTCAACCGCCTGCGCCCCGGCAGCGACATGCTGCTCACCCTGGTGGACGCCGATTTCGACCCGCTGGCCGCCAGCGAACTCAGCCTCACCGCCGAGCTGCTGTGCACCAACCGCCACCTGGCCGAGCAACTGCCGGCCGGCGCGCCGCTGATGTTCGAACTGCCCGGCCCGGTGGGCCAGGCGCGGCTGCTGCGCCCGCCGCGGCCGCAAACCGAAGCCGCGCTGGACGGCGCCTCGCGCTGGAAACTGGTGTCCCAGCTCAGCCTCAACCACCTGTCGCTGAGCGAAGGCCCGCAGGCGCTGGCCGCGCTGCGCGAAATGCTGGCGCTGCACAATCTGGGCGAACAGCCGGCCGCGCGCCGCCAGATCGAAGGCATCGTCGCGCTCGGCAGCGAACGCATCGTCGACCACGTCGGCGCCGACGCCTGGCGCGGCTGGCGCAACGGCCTGCTGCTGACGCTGGAGCTGGACCCGGCCTGCTTCGCCGGCGGCAGCCGCGTGCTGTTCGCCGCCGTGCTCGCCCACTTCTTCGCCCTCTACGCCCACGCCAACCGCTTCGTGCGCACCCGACTCGTCCACCAGCAACAGGAGATCCAGACATGGCAGCCCCCGCCCGGCCCCAGCCTGGTTCTGTAG